The Psychrobacillus sp. FSL K6-2836 nucleotide sequence ACAAATAGCGTTAGAGTTAAGTACTAAGTTAGAGGATAAGTTAATAGCCAGCGTTCAAGTCGTTGGTGGGTATGTGAATATTTTCTTCAATCGGACGCTAGTTACAAACCAAGTTTTACAATCTATTACGATGGATCAACAGCAGTATGGAAGTAAAAATAAAAAGCAGGAAAAAATTGTGATCGATTTTTCCTCGCCAAATATAGCAAAGCCTTTTTCAATGGGGCATTTGCGTTCAACAGTAATTGGTAACGCTCTAGCGAATATTGCGGAGAAAAATGGGTATGAAGCTATTCGCATTAATCATCTTGGTGACTGGGGCACACAATTTGGCAAGCTTATAGTTGCTTATAAATTATGGGGAAATGAGGAGAAAATCCTTGCAGCACCAATTGAAGAGTTATTAAAGATTTACGTGCATTTTCATGATATGGCAGAAAAAGATGACTCTTTAAATGAGCAAGCTCGTGCAGCTTTTAAATTACTTGAAGAAGGAGATGAAGAGGCTCTCTCTTTATGGAAATGGTTCAAAGAGGCTTCTTTAAAGGAGTTCCAAATAATCTATGAACTTTTGGGTGTTCACTTTGATTCTTATGCTGGTGAAGCTTTTTATAACGATAAAATGACTAATGTAGTTGACGATTTAAAGGAAAAAGGATTATTAATTGAATCTGAAGGTGCTTTTGTAGTAGAGCTTGATGATATGCCACCAAGTCTAATTACTAAAAAAGATGGGGCGACCCTTTATGCGACACGCGACCTAGCAGCAGCTTTGTATCGTCATCAAACATATCAGGCAAGTAAAACATTTTACGTTGTGGGAAATGAACAAACACTACACTTTAAGCAACTATTTTCAGTGCTACAAAAAATGGGGTATGAATGGTCCGACCAGCTACAACATGTTCCATTTGGAATGATGCTCAAAGACGGCAAAAAAATGTCTACGCGTAAAGGCAAAGTGATCTTGCTTGCGGATGTAATAGCTGATGCTATTAAAACTGCAGAGCATAATATTTACGAGAAAAATCCAACATTAGAAAATAAAGGTGAAGTCGCAAAGCAAGTAGGAGTAGGAGCAGTTATTTTCAATGATTTAAAAAATGATCGCATGAACGATATTGATTTTTCATTGGAGCAAATGCTTAATTTTGAAGGGGAAACAGGACCTTATGTACAATATACGAATGCTAGAATTAGTTCATTGCTCCAAAAAGGTAACTTTGGGGCTGAAGCATTCACTTTTTCACCAATTGGAGTTGAAGCGTGGCCAATTATCCAGCTACTCGAGGATTTTCCACATGTGGTAGAAAAAGCTTTTGATCATGCAGATCCATCTCAAATTGCGAAGTTTAGTTTACTGCTTGCACGCCAGTTCAATAAATATTATGCTAGTACAAAAATTTTAGCTAATGATGGAACGACAGCTTCTAAGTTAACATTTGCCTTTGCGATATCTGTTGTCTTGCAGGAATCCTTACGACTATTAGGTGTACCAGCTCCAAAGAAGATGTAATATCGGAAATTTTAGGAACCAGGTTCTCAAACAATTCAGAATTCAACGAGAACCTGGTACCTTTCACTATAGTCTAACCTTAACCTCAGTACCGTCACTAGCTTTGACATCTACTAGCACGATCCCCTTATAATTTTTCAGTTCCTTGAGGATAGGCTTTAGCGTATTTTTGTCTACTAGTGGAATGGTAAAGTCCAGTTTTCTTTTTTTGAAGTGTTCTTTTGTCCATTTGTTTACATTTTGCTGAAAAAATTTTGAAGACAAAATTGAAATAATAATGTTTATAATAGTATATGGAATTGGAATGGTAAACCGAACGTCTTTTACTTTCACTTTTACATGCAACATAAGCAAATCACTAATCAATGATGATCGAAACGGTATCCCCGTTTGCCGATTTAATATCAACAATTTGGCCATCTAATTCGCTTTCGATTGCCTCAATAATTAGGCTAATATCTACATCTTTAACGTATTTTTCCGCTTGAGGAATACTTGCTGCGATACTGTGTCCAGCCATTATTACTGCCTTGACAAGTTTTATAGGCAAATTTACCGTGACATTATCATTTTCGGCTGATATAACACGAATTTTTAATATTTTATCTAAATATTTAGTCGGTTTTTCAAAAAGCTTATTACCTGTTTCTTCTTTCTCTTTTAATACTTGAATCAGTTCTGATCCCTTATCTGGATCAATCTTACCTTCTTGGACCATGGTTAACACTCTTGTAATTTCCTCTTTCATGATAAATTCCTCCCTATTCTTCTTTTAAGAGCTTAATGGCTTCTTCTGGTGTGATTTCGCCATTTTCCAACATGGTGACAACTTTTTTCTCATCTACTTCATTTTTCTTTTTCTGCACATATCCAAGGAATGAAATGATGTCTGTTAGCTTACCTCGAACCGTTGGATACGAAATTCCCAGTTCCTTTTCAACTTCTTTGATATTCCCTCTGCATGTTAAAAATACTTCCACAAAATGAAGCTGATCCTTTGATAAGGACGCTAGCTTGGATAATTCAAACTCATTTTCAATCGTAGTGTGACAATGAGAGCACTGCAACTTCGTAATTTTCAATGTTTTACTACAAACAGGACAATTTGTGATTACTTTATAAGCCATAAGAAATTCCTTCCTTTTAGTTTATTTGATTATATAACAAGGGAAAGAAAAAATATATAATAAAATTTAAAAATTTCAACAAAAAAATTAATAATATTAACTCGATGTTTAATATTATTAATTAATCTTCTTCATTATTCAATTAAAACTAGATATCAGGTTCTCAAGCAATTCAGAAATCAATGAGAACCTGGAGCCTTTCACTATCTATTTTTCCGAAATCAAGCTCTCTTTTTATATTTAAACCAAGAAACAATAATCGCCGCAATTA carries:
- a CDS encoding SHOCT-like domain-containing protein, with product MKEEITRVLTMVQEGKIDPDKGSELIQVLKEKEETGNKLFEKPTKYLDKILKIRVISAENDNVTVNLPIKLVKAVIMAGHSIAASIPQAEKYVKDVDISLIIEAIESELDGQIVDIKSANGDTVSIIID
- the argS gene encoding arginine--tRNA ligase; the encoded protein is MNLTNQIANVISKALENEWTVQQIEQLLEKPKQTELGDIAFPCFTLAKKLRKAPQQIALELSTKLEDKLIASVQVVGGYVNIFFNRTLVTNQVLQSITMDQQQYGSKNKKQEKIVIDFSSPNIAKPFSMGHLRSTVIGNALANIAEKNGYEAIRINHLGDWGTQFGKLIVAYKLWGNEEKILAAPIEELLKIYVHFHDMAEKDDSLNEQARAAFKLLEEGDEEALSLWKWFKEASLKEFQIIYELLGVHFDSYAGEAFYNDKMTNVVDDLKEKGLLIESEGAFVVELDDMPPSLITKKDGATLYATRDLAAALYRHQTYQASKTFYVVGNEQTLHFKQLFSVLQKMGYEWSDQLQHVPFGMMLKDGKKMSTRKGKVILLADVIADAIKTAEHNIYEKNPTLENKGEVAKQVGVGAVIFNDLKNDRMNDIDFSLEQMLNFEGETGPYVQYTNARISSLLQKGNFGAEAFTFSPIGVEAWPIIQLLEDFPHVVEKAFDHADPSQIAKFSLLLARQFNKYYASTKILANDGTTASKLTFAFAISVVLQESLRLLGVPAPKKM
- a CDS encoding DUF2089 domain-containing protein — translated: MAYKVITNCPVCSKTLKITKLQCSHCHTTIENEFELSKLASLSKDQLHFVEVFLTCRGNIKEVEKELGISYPTVRGKLTDIISFLGYVQKKKNEVDEKKVVTMLENGEITPEEAIKLLKEE